A region of Panicum virgatum strain AP13 chromosome 8N, P.virgatum_v5, whole genome shotgun sequence DNA encodes the following proteins:
- the LOC120685194 gene encoding G-type lectin S-receptor-like serine/threonine-protein kinase At1g61430, which yields MIYVSAGFEIDWCTLFQIIEGVAQGMHCLHEQGIAHLDLKPGNVLLDSDMNPKIIDFGISEVLRDNKIYTRGNAVRGTMGYIAPEYMADGIVSTKNDVYAFGITLIETIGSIRVLKPPREYPLDGWLKEIKRCVEVALLCTQCDPADRPPMEDVLQMLPGLKKLPTPKKPSYMLPIRKTHGFGLSSV from the exons ATGATTTATGTTTCTGCAGGGTTTGAAATTGATTGGTGCACACTTTTCCAGATAATTGAGGGGGTCGCCCAGGGCATGCACTGCCTACATGAACAAGGCATTGCCCATTTGGATCTGAAACCAGGCAATGTCCTCTTGGATTCTGATATGAATCCAAAGATTATTGACTTTGGAATATCTGAAGTGTTGCGTGACAACAAGATCTATACCCGTGGCAATGCTGTAAGAGGCACAAT GGGATATATTGCTCCAGAATACATGGCGGACGGCATCGTGTCAACAAAGAACGATGTGTACGCCTTTGGCATAACCCTCATTGAGACTATTGGCAGTATCCGCGTATTGAAACCACCCAGAGAATACCCCTTAGATGGATGG CTAAAGGAGATCAAGAGATGCGTGGAGGTAGCACTGCTGTGCACTCAGTGTGATCCAGCAGACCGGCCCCCCATGGAGGATGTTCTTCAGATGCTACCTGGCCTGAAAAAGTTGCCAACCCCAAAGAAACCAAGTTATATGTTACCGATTCGCAAGACTCATGGTTTTGGACTCTCCTCCGTCTGA
- the LOC120686213 gene encoding G-type lectin S-receptor-like serine/threonine-protein kinase At1g61430 isoform X2: MMNDSLAMSGALEDLEESLRRGLELVMACRERSAFRHLISAGNLSRQLRRVKEDILNKVMLASFAINAHTTIVLLTFEAGGHPPLRLQEDTGVIQTSHSGHSTNDARSKLNDKRNNVLAEAPFPPLLGLREFKLSELEAATSNFSHDNIIGRGGGSIVYKGVLNNGYMVAIKKILDPARFDWARTLDTHLLVSKLQHKNIVKILGYVNHEVRTTSPSVACREGQVIKTEFFLG, from the exons ATGATGAACGACAGCCTGGCGATGAGCGGCGCGCTAGAGGACCTGGAGGAGAGCCTCCGTCGAGGCCTCGAGCTCGTCATGGCCTGCCGGGAGAGGAGCGCCTTCCGCCACCTTATCTCGGCAGGGAACCTGTCCAGGCAGCTGCGCCGGGTGAAAGAGGACATCCTGAACAAAGTGATGCTCGCCTCCTTCGCTATCAATGCCCACACAACCATCGTGTTGCTTACATTCGAGGCTGGTGGTCACCCTCCGCTCCGGCTGCAAGAG GATACAGGAGTGATACAGACATCACATAGCGGTCACTCTACAAATGATGCCAG ATCCAAATTGAACGACAAGAGAAACAATGTACTAGCCGAAGCGCCCTTTCCACCCTTACTAG GTTTGAGAGAGTTCAAGTTATCTGAGTTGGAGGCTGCTACAAGTAACTTTTCACATGACAACATCATTGGCCGAGGTGGTGGTTCTATTGTCTACAAG GGTGTATTAAACAACGGATACATGGTTGCCATCAAGAAAATTTTAGATCCAGCTAGATTTGATTGGGCACGCACTTTAGATACTCATCTTCTTGTTTCAAAGCTTCAGCACAAAAATATAGTAAAAATTCTGGGATATGTCAACCATGAAGTCCGAACTACATCTCCTTCAGTGGCGTGCAGAGAAGGTCAAGTTATAAAAACAGAATTTTTTTTGGGTTGA